Proteins from one Cetobacterium somerae ATCC BAA-474 genomic window:
- the def gene encoding peptide deformylase, whose translation MLYDIKIYGNECLRTVAEPVTEITPEILEILDNMVETMHEANGVGLAAPQVGISKRMFVIDVGDGIVRKIINPELIELSDTVENIDEGCLSVPGIYKPVKRSVTVKIKYLNEKGEEVIEEGTELLGRAFQHEYDHLEAILFVDKISPVAKRMVSKKLQLLKKEVGKN comes from the coding sequence ATGTTATACGACATAAAAATATATGGAAATGAATGTTTAAGAACTGTAGCTGAGCCAGTAACAGAAATAACGCCAGAGATACTTGAAATTTTAGATAATATGGTAGAAACAATGCACGAAGCTAATGGAGTAGGACTTGCAGCACCACAAGTTGGAATAAGCAAGAGAATGTTTGTAATTGACGTTGGAGATGGGATTGTAAGAAAAATTATAAATCCAGAGTTAATAGAGTTATCAGATACTGTTGAAAATATAGATGAAGGATGTTTAAGTGTTCCAGGAATTTATAAACCTGTAAAAAGATCAGTGACAGTAAAGATAAAGTATTTAAACGAAAAGGGTGAAGAAGTAATAGAAGAGGGAACAGAACTTTTAGGAAGAGCTTTCCAACACGAGTATGACCATTTAGAAGCTATTTTATTTGTAGATAAAATATCACCAGTGGCTAAAAGAATGGTATCTAAAAAATTACAACTTTTGAAAAAAGAGGTAGGTAAAAACTAA
- a CDS encoding OmpH family outer membrane protein, which produces MNVLFLLLFMTTSAFALNIGVIDSEYIFSQYNKRFEMEEKLENKRLELNSEIEGLRQSLLEQEKIIKSNSKITEDDKKKLLDLKKQFQEKIETSERVFQEDQQNFIYDIKFEIDSVAILIGKQKNLEMVIEKSATIYGGVDLTEDVLNFLNNKESYKLDTTNLLKKQL; this is translated from the coding sequence ATGAATGTTTTATTTCTATTGCTTTTTATGACCACTTCAGCCTTTGCACTCAATATTGGAGTTATCGACTCTGAATACATCTTTAGTCAATACAATAAGCGTTTTGAAATGGAAGAAAAACTTGAAAATAAAAGATTAGAGTTAAATTCAGAAATTGAAGGATTAAGACAAAGCTTATTAGAACAAGAGAAGATTATCAAATCAAATTCAAAAATTACAGAAGATGACAAAAAAAAATTATTAGATTTAAAAAAACAATTTCAAGAAAAGATTGAGACTTCTGAACGTGTTTTTCAAGAGGATCAACAAAATTTTATTTATGATATAAAATTCGAAATAGATTCTGTTGCTATTTTAATTGGAAAACAAAAAAATTTAGAAATGGTTATTGAAAAAAGTGCTACAATTTATGGTGGTGTTGACCTAACTGAAGATGTTCTTAATTTTTTAAACAATAAAGAGTCTTATAAACTAGATACAACTAATCTTTTGAAAAAGCAATTGTAA
- a CDS encoding penicillin-binding protein: MNKKLKIFLLLIQIFGIGLSLYYRKFLLTVAVVLMLIYNLYVFFKWKKIKMKNNFILRSFIASDIILFCFFILIFRMIQIQLFDSNNYKEAINKQINVERREGGERGNIYDSKGKGLAYSINMYELSVDPKRFIKSLEAPEALKELVNKKYIRDNYRPLLNTINKLGKEERVYKRLNRNIDDVEKKEIEEILEKYNIKGKNIIFLSGRKERRYYKPDQYFFLVGNIGFKKGTEKEGIFGIELFYENYLKGDKISRIIPSIRSLGIGLPTSSARTKVNLDGMNIHLTVDNDLQYILNDEMEKQFKKTNSEEAYAVLMDPNNGKILATSFFRKNKKNVANPIFQSQVEPGSIFKPLVIAAALQEKKIRRNTNFDIGNGTITKYKHTIRESSRSVKGILTTEEILKKSSNVGMVLIGDKFTNEEFDSYLERFGLYDKTGVDYPYEKKPRRESVKRWNGLKKSTMSFGQGIAVTPIQMITAFSAVINGGVMYQPYIVDKITDRDGLVVRRNLPIPKGKIITEAVSKEMRAMMELAVLEGTVKKAHVDDYRIGGKTGTAQYSEHGRYVKHEYLSSVMGFFPVEKPQYILLAMFFKPQGDVLYDKYGGTAAAPVLGEVVKRVTKIKNIYSQKIENIRVQGKRSLRSIENNEELVIMPDLKGLSAREVIEIFKGSDIEVELTGTGVVQSQSVEPQKELVDIKKIKIKLN; encoded by the coding sequence TTGAATAAGAAACTAAAAATATTTTTACTTTTGATACAGATATTTGGTATCGGGCTTTCTTTATATTATAGAAAATTTTTATTAACAGTTGCGGTAGTTTTAATGTTAATATATAATCTATACGTTTTTTTTAAATGGAAAAAAATAAAAATGAAAAATAATTTTATACTAAGATCGTTTATAGCTTCAGATATAATTTTATTTTGTTTTTTTATTTTAATATTTAGAATGATTCAGATACAATTATTTGATTCAAACAATTATAAAGAAGCTATAAATAAGCAGATAAATGTCGAAAGAAGAGAAGGTGGAGAAAGAGGAAACATATACGATTCAAAGGGAAAAGGGTTAGCATATAGTATTAATATGTACGAATTATCAGTTGATCCCAAAAGATTTATAAAATCTTTAGAGGCACCTGAAGCTTTAAAAGAGTTAGTAAATAAGAAGTATATAAGAGATAACTATAGACCATTGTTAAATACAATAAATAAACTAGGAAAAGAGGAGAGAGTTTATAAAAGATTAAACAGGAATATAGATGATGTAGAGAAAAAAGAGATTGAAGAGATTTTAGAAAAATATAATATAAAAGGTAAAAATATTATATTTTTAAGTGGAAGAAAAGAAAGAAGATATTACAAGCCGGATCAATATTTCTTTTTAGTTGGAAATATAGGTTTTAAGAAGGGTACAGAAAAAGAAGGGATTTTTGGAATAGAACTTTTTTATGAAAATTATTTAAAAGGGGATAAAATATCTAGAATAATCCCAAGTATTAGAAGTTTAGGAATCGGATTGCCTACTTCTAGTGCTAGAACAAAAGTTAATTTAGATGGTATGAATATTCATTTAACTGTTGATAATGATTTACAATATATTTTAAATGATGAAATGGAAAAACAGTTTAAAAAAACAAATTCAGAAGAGGCGTACGCTGTTTTAATGGATCCAAATAATGGTAAAATATTAGCAACTTCATTTTTTAGAAAAAATAAAAAAAATGTAGCTAATCCAATATTCCAATCCCAAGTAGAGCCGGGATCTATATTTAAACCACTTGTAATAGCCGCAGCCTTACAAGAGAAAAAAATAAGAAGAAATACTAATTTTGATATTGGAAATGGAACCATAACGAAATATAAACATACTATAAGAGAAAGTAGTAGAAGTGTAAAAGGTATTTTAACAACTGAAGAGATATTAAAAAAGTCAAGTAACGTAGGAATGGTATTAATAGGAGATAAATTTACAAATGAGGAGTTTGACTCATATTTAGAGAGATTTGGATTATATGATAAAACAGGTGTTGATTATCCTTATGAAAAAAAACCTAGAAGAGAATCTGTAAAAAGATGGAATGGATTGAAAAAAAGTACAATGTCCTTTGGACAAGGAATTGCCGTAACACCAATTCAAATGATAACGGCTTTTTCAGCAGTAATAAATGGTGGAGTAATGTATCAACCATATATAGTTGATAAAATAACAGATAGAGATGGTTTAGTAGTTAGAAGAAATTTACCTATACCAAAAGGGAAAATTATAACAGAAGCAGTATCAAAAGAGATGAGAGCGATGATGGAGTTAGCTGTATTGGAAGGAACTGTAAAAAAAGCTCATGTTGATGATTATAGAATAGGTGGAAAAACAGGAACTGCTCAATATAGTGAACATGGAAGATATGTAAAGCATGAATATTTATCATCTGTAATGGGATTTTTTCCTGTAGAAAAACCTCAGTATATACTACTAGCTATGTTTTTTAAGCCTCAAGGAGATGTTTTGTATGATAAATATGGCGGAACAGCAGCAGCTCCAGTATTAGGAGAAGTTGTAAAAAGGGTAACTAAGATAAAAAATATTTATTCACAAAAGATAGAGAACATAAGAGTTCAAGGAAAACGAAGTTTGAGAAGTATAGAAAATAATGAAGAATTAGTTATAATGCCAGATCTAAAAGGGTTGAGTGCCAGAGAGGTTATTGAAATTTTTAAGGGTAGTGATATTGAAGTTGAATTAACAGGAACAGGTGTTGTTCAAAGTCAAAGTGTTGAACCACAAAAAGAATTGGTAGATATAAAGAAAATAAAAATAAAATTAAACTAG
- the glpX gene encoding class II fructose-bisphosphatase translates to MKRELALEFARVTEAAALAAYKWVGRGDKEAADQAAVDAMRTVLNGIKIQGEIVIGEGEIDEAPMLYIGEKVGIDSPDKERYSQVDIAVDPVEGTRMTAQGQANAIAVLAVGNKGSFLKAPDMYMEKLIVGPEAKGVIDLSKPLMENIDNICKALNKPLNELTVVVLDKPRHKTIIKDLQDLNIKVYALPDGDVAGSILTSVVDSDVDVLYGIGGAPEGVISAAVIKALGGDMQARLKLRSEVKGVSLENDKISAYEKSRCEEMGLRVGDVLKMDDLVKDDEVIFSATGITSGDLLEGVKRKGNIARTQTLVIRGKSKTVRYINAVHNLDYKPEDIMELVK, encoded by the coding sequence ATGAAAAGAGAGTTAGCTTTAGAGTTTGCTAGAGTTACAGAAGCAGCAGCCTTAGCAGCTTACAAATGGGTAGGTAGAGGAGATAAGGAGGCAGCAGATCAAGCAGCGGTAGACGCTATGAGAACTGTACTAAATGGGATAAAAATTCAAGGGGAGATTGTAATAGGAGAGGGAGAGATTGATGAAGCTCCTATGCTATACATCGGCGAAAAGGTAGGAATAGATTCTCCTGATAAAGAAAGATATTCACAAGTTGATATTGCTGTAGATCCAGTTGAAGGAACAAGAATGACAGCACAAGGTCAAGCTAATGCAATCGCAGTTTTAGCAGTAGGGAACAAAGGCAGCTTTTTAAAAGCTCCAGATATGTATATGGAAAAATTAATAGTAGGACCTGAAGCAAAAGGTGTAATTGATTTATCAAAACCTTTAATGGAAAATATAGATAATATATGTAAAGCTTTAAATAAGCCATTAAATGAGCTAACAGTAGTAGTATTAGACAAACCAAGACATAAAACGATAATAAAAGATTTACAAGATTTAAATATTAAAGTTTATGCTTTACCAGATGGAGATGTAGCAGGATCAATATTAACATCAGTTGTAGATTCAGATGTAGATGTACTTTACGGTATAGGTGGAGCTCCAGAAGGTGTTATATCAGCTGCTGTAATCAAGGCTTTAGGTGGAGATATGCAAGCTAGATTAAAATTAAGAAGTGAAGTAAAAGGTGTATCACTAGAAAATGACAAAATATCTGCATATGAAAAGTCTAGATGTGAAGAGATGGGACTAAGAGTAGGAGATGTTTTAAAGATGGATGATCTTGTAAAAGATGATGAAGTTATTTTCTCAGCAACAGGAATAACAAGTGGAGATCTTTTAGAAGGTGTAAAAAGAAAAGGGAATATAGCTAGAACTCAAACTTTAGTTATAAGAGGAAAAAGTAAAACAGTTAGATATATAAATGCTGTTCATAACCTAGATTATAAACCGGAAGATATAATGGAATTAGTAAAATAA
- a CDS encoding septum formation initiator family protein: MKNLLWIVPLVIHFAFLGQNIFRSFVKIDKLKMEQEIKIKQKKEIESLIVRYDEMIENINNPFYREKVARNQLQMVLPGEKIYRLIETK, translated from the coding sequence ATGAAAAATCTACTTTGGATAGTCCCGTTAGTTATACATTTTGCATTTTTAGGACAAAATATATTTAGATCATTTGTTAAAATCGATAAGTTAAAAATGGAGCAAGAGATAAAGATTAAACAAAAAAAAGAGATTGAAAGCTTAATTGTTAGATATGATGAAATGATTGAGAATATAAATAATCCCTTTTACAGAGAAAAAGTAGCTAGGAATCAACTCCAAATGGTTTTACCAGGAGAAAAAATTTATAGATTAATTGAAACAAAGTAG
- the priA gene encoding replication restart helicase PriA: protein MRYYSVYIEKTKDFYTYASDEESINVGDRVLVSFRNKDKVGLIIEEEKDKEYTFKVLKIKKVLYEELSFSKKFIKLLLWIRDYYMSPFDQVFSTAVPSGVKIKYEDIYRPKNLNGTLIKDEILEYFLKKSLVRKKTLVDRFSKNKIQEYLDNNYLKVQDSWYGLQEDVEDVDLELKLYFQERVEIGKTTLEKKFDKKTIENHLKNGTLILERKIKSFNEEKLKKDIEKEVYKEDTKLNSEQERIKSGIETSNKRHFLIRGVTGSGKTEIYIQLIKRALENGKGSIFLVPEISLTPQMVKRFKKEFGEEVAILHSRLSNIERAKEWYSIYTGDKRVVLGVRSAIFAPVKNLEYIIVDEEHENSYKQDSTPRYNAKYVAIKKAELENAKVVLGSATPSIESYYYAKKGIFQLFEIDHRYKDAKLPEIEIVDMKEEKDSFFSEKLLEEIRGALLRKEQIILLLNRKGYSTLVQCQECGHMEECEHCSIKLNYYASNNSLKCNYCGISKRFLGHCSKCGSKNISFSGRGVERVEEELRKRFPVNIIRVDGDVSKEKNFYENMYNDFLGGKYDIMIGTQMISRGLHFPNVTLVGVINADTIMSIPDFRSGERTYQMITQVAGRAGRGEKKGKVIIQTYQPENYIIEKIQENSYINFYEKEIEKREILFYPPFSKIINIGISSNEEYGLEEYCHLVFKEIEHEKVELYGPMKSLVYKVKGRYRCNIFIKGDRREINEYKIFLENKLKKIENKKYRIVVDVDPINLI, encoded by the coding sequence ATGAGATATTATAGTGTCTATATAGAAAAGACAAAAGATTTCTATACTTATGCCAGTGATGAAGAGAGTATAAACGTTGGAGATAGAGTTTTGGTATCTTTTAGAAATAAAGATAAAGTGGGACTAATTATTGAAGAAGAAAAAGATAAAGAGTATACTTTTAAAGTTTTGAAAATAAAAAAAGTATTATATGAAGAGTTAAGTTTTTCTAAAAAATTTATAAAATTGTTGTTATGGATAAGAGATTACTATATGAGTCCTTTTGATCAAGTTTTTTCTACAGCAGTGCCCTCAGGAGTAAAAATAAAGTATGAGGATATTTATCGACCTAAAAATCTTAATGGTACTTTAATTAAAGATGAGATTTTAGAATATTTTTTGAAAAAGAGTTTAGTTAGAAAAAAAACATTGGTTGATAGATTCTCAAAAAATAAAATACAGGAATATCTAGATAATAATTATTTAAAAGTTCAAGATAGTTGGTATGGTCTTCAAGAAGATGTTGAAGATGTTGATTTAGAACTGAAATTATATTTTCAAGAGAGAGTAGAAATTGGAAAAACAACTTTAGAAAAGAAATTTGACAAAAAAACTATTGAAAATCATTTGAAGAACGGAACATTAATACTTGAAAGAAAAATAAAAAGTTTTAATGAAGAGAAATTGAAAAAAGATATTGAAAAAGAGGTATATAAGGAAGATACTAAATTAAATTCAGAGCAAGAGAGAATAAAAAGTGGTATTGAAACTTCAAATAAAAGGCATTTTTTAATAAGAGGAGTAACAGGATCGGGAAAAACTGAGATATATATACAACTTATAAAGAGAGCTTTAGAAAATGGAAAAGGATCAATATTTTTAGTTCCAGAAATATCTTTAACTCCTCAAATGGTAAAAAGATTTAAAAAAGAATTTGGAGAAGAGGTGGCAATACTTCATAGTAGATTATCTAATATAGAAAGAGCTAAAGAGTGGTATAGCATATATACAGGTGATAAAAGAGTTGTTTTAGGAGTTCGTTCAGCAATTTTTGCTCCTGTAAAAAATCTCGAATACATTATTGTAGATGAAGAGCACGAAAATAGTTATAAACAAGATAGTACACCAAGGTATAATGCAAAGTATGTAGCTATAAAAAAAGCTGAACTAGAAAATGCAAAAGTAGTTTTAGGTTCAGCAACACCATCGATTGAAAGTTACTACTATGCTAAAAAAGGAATATTTCAACTTTTTGAGATAGATCATAGATATAAGGATGCAAAATTACCAGAGATAGAGATTGTGGATATGAAAGAGGAAAAAGATAGCTTTTTCAGTGAAAAACTTTTAGAGGAGATAAGAGGAGCACTTTTAAGAAAAGAACAAATAATACTTCTTCTAAATAGAAAAGGATATTCTACATTAGTTCAATGCCAAGAATGTGGACATATGGAAGAGTGTGAGCATTGTTCTATAAAATTAAACTATTATGCAAGTAATAACAGCTTAAAGTGCAACTATTGTGGCATATCAAAAAGATTTTTAGGTCATTGTTCTAAGTGTGGAAGTAAAAATATATCCTTTAGTGGACGTGGAGTTGAAAGAGTAGAAGAGGAGCTTCGAAAAAGATTTCCTGTAAATATAATTAGAGTTGATGGAGATGTTTCAAAAGAAAAAAATTTTTATGAAAATATGTATAATGATTTTTTAGGTGGTAAATACGATATTATGATTGGAACTCAAATGATATCTAGAGGATTACATTTTCCCAATGTAACTTTAGTTGGAGTAATAAATGCAGATACAATTATGAGTATCCCTGATTTTAGATCAGGTGAAAGAACATATCAAATGATAACTCAAGTAGCGGGAAGAGCTGGAAGAGGAGAGAAAAAGGGGAAAGTTATAATTCAGACTTATCAACCTGAAAATTATATAATAGAAAAAATTCAGGAAAATAGTTATATAAATTTTTATGAAAAAGAGATAGAGAAAAGAGAGATACTTTTTTATCCCCCATTTTCAAAAATAATAAATATTGGAATATCTTCAAATGAGGAGTATGGATTAGAAGAGTATTGTCATTTGGTATTTAAAGAGATTGAACATGAGAAAGTAGAGCTTTATGGACCTATGAAATCATTAGTTTATAAAGTGAAAGGAAGATATAGATGCAATATATTTATAAAAGGGGACAGAAGAGAAATCAATGAGTATAAAATATTTTTAGAAAATAAATTGAAAAAAATAGAGAATAAAAAATATAGAATAGTTGTTGATGTAGACCCGATTAATCTAATATGA